One Solanum pennellii chromosome 9, SPENNV200 DNA segment encodes these proteins:
- the LOC107031106 gene encoding malate dehydrogenase, with the protein MAKDPVRVLVTGAAGQIGYALVPMIARGVMLGADQPVILHMLDIPPAAEALNGVKMELVDAAFPLLKGVVATTDAVEACTGVNVAVMVGGFPRKEGMERKDVMSKNVSIYKSQASALEKHAAPNCKVLVVANPANTNALILKEFAPSIPEKNITCLTRLDHNRALGQISERLSVQVSDVKNVIIWGNHSSSQYPDVNHATVSTPAGDKPVRELVADDAWLNGEFISTVQQRGAAIIKARKLSSALSAASSACDHIRDWVLGTPEGTFVSMGVYSDGSYNVPAGLIYSFPVTCKNGEWSIVQGLPIDEFSRKKLDLTAEELSEEKALAYSCLA; encoded by the exons ATGGCCAAAGATCCAGTTCGCGTTCTCGTTACTGGTGCTGCAG GACAAATTGGATATGCCTTGGTGCCTATGATTGCCAGGGGAGTGATGTTGGGCGCAGATCAGCCTGTAATTCTCCACATGTTGGATATTCCACCTGCTGCTGAGGCACTGAATGGAGTGAAGATGGAATTAGTGGATGCTGCCTTCCCTCTTCTTAAGG GTGTCGTTGCCACAACTGATGCTGTTGAGGCATGCACCGGTGTCAACGTTGCGGTCATGGTTGGAGGTTTCCCCAGGAAAGAAGGCATGGAAAGGAAAGATGTGATGTCAAAGAATGTGTCTATTTACAAGTCCCAGGCATCTGCACTTGAGAAGCATGCAGCTCCCAACTGCAAG GTGTTGGTTGTTGCTAACCCTGCCAATACAAATGCATTGATCTTGAAAGAATTTGCACCATCCATTCCTGAGAAGAATATTACCTGTCTCACAAGGTTGGACCATAACAGGGCCCTCGGCCAAATCTCAGAGAGACTGAGTGTCCAAGTTAGTGATgttaaaaatgtcattatttgggGAAACCACTCATCATCACAGTATCCTGATGTCAACCATGCAACAGTTTCAACACCAGCTGGTGATAAGCCAGTCCGTGAACTTGTTGCTGATGATGCATG GTTGAACGGTGAGTTCATTTCTACTGTACAGCAGAGGGGTGCTGCCATTATCAAGGCTAGAAAGCTTTCTAGTGCCCTTTCCGCTGCTAGTTCTGCTTGTGATCACATTCGTGACTGGGTCCTTGGAACTCCAGAG GGAACTTTTGTTTCTATGGGTGTTTACTCTGATGGGTCATACAATGTCCCAGCTGGGCTTATTTATTCCTTCCCAGTTACATGCAAAAATGGAGAATGGTCCATTGTTCAAG GTCTTCCAATTGACGAGTTCTCAAGAAAGAAGTTGGACTTGACAGCCGAGGAACTATCAGAGGAAAAAGCATTGGCTTACTCCTGCCTTGCTTAA
- the LOC107031107 gene encoding uncharacterized protein LOC107031107, which yields MSNFNLGKKLILPTKKTWKSFTNKLQSKLHKLKLSKAIKSSKNLCIRAYNYVSPIITRKFYSFIHRSSSPPPRTHRKFYNNYYQYQQCHKNTSPIYVDHLFPEPILKKPACQNKISAPQTEEFATSSSGGAIKCKNKLDQEEQEIIMKGIEVNNALKKGKTIIESSGINNYRTCNNINNIIDEWRTPSMPHINGVDKRAEEFISKVREDMELERQKSILDFQEMLARGV from the coding sequence ATGTCAAATTTCAACCTAGGAAAAAAGCTTATTCTACCAACTAAAAAAACATGGAAAAGCTTCACCAACAAATTACAATCAAAGTTACACAAACTCAAACTTTCAAAAGCTATCAAAAGTTCCAAAAACCTTTGCATTAGAGCTTACAACTACGTTTCTCCTATTATTACTCGAAAATTCTACTCGTTTATCCATCGTTCTTCATCACCACCACCACGTACTCATCGCAAATTTTACAATAATTACTACCAATATCAACAATGTCATAAAAATACTTCACCTATATATGTGGACCATCTCTTCCCCGAACCTATACTGAAAAAACCAGCATGTCAAAATAAGATATCCGCACCTCAGACTGAAGAATTTGCCACTTCAAGTAGTGGTGGTGctattaaatgtaaaaacaaatTGGATCAAGAGGAGCAAGAGATTATTATGAAGGGTATTGAGGTAAATAATGCATTGAAAAAAGGTAAGACAATTATTGAGAGTAGTGGAATTAATAATTATAGAACatgtaataatattaataatattattgatgaatgGAGAACTCCTTCAATGCCACATATAAATGGAGTGGATAAAAGAGCTGAAGAATTTATATCTAAGGTTCGTGAAGATATGGAGCTTGAAAGACAAAAATCAATTCTTGATTTTCAAGAAATGTTGGCTAGAGGTGTTTAA
- the LOC107031108 gene encoding cocosin 1-like, translated as MEIIKFSLCFFLLFSCCFSQIEQQQSFLWQKLQYQQQHRRGRAKTDCRISSLSAREPTYKFNSEAGTTEFWDRNSEEFECAGVAAVRNEIQPNGLLLPHYNNAPQLLYIVQGSGILGTVIPGCAETFESPQRERSMRGEQGRSEGGSQYRTGGDRHQKVRQFRQGDVLALPAGITLWLYNNGQERLVTVALLDVSNPANQLDLQFRHFFLAGNPNPKGLSGSRYEEEIRSRKQHEQGGQPQQQQPGNLFDGFDLDILAEVFDVDRNLAKNLQGREDQRGQIIRAENLDVLSPEFEEEQPHRPGRGSRPNGLEETICAMRLRENLGRTSRADVYNPRGGRVSTLNSHKLPILNWLQLSAEKGNLYQNAVMAPYWNLNAHSIIYIIRGTGRIQVVGDTGNSVFDDEVREGQMIVVPQNFAIMKKAGDQGLEYIAFKTNDQAITSALAGRLSAIRAMPEEVLMNSYQISRQEARSLKYNREETCVFAGRKSTGYSTRAMEYALTAVEAFLKV; from the exons atggaaataataaaatttagtctatgtttttttcttctttttagttGTTGTTTCTCTCAAATAGAGCAACAACAAAGTTTCTTATGGCAAAAGCTTCAATACCAGCAGCAACACCGGCGCGGCCGAGCTAAAACTGATTGTCGGATCTCGAGCCTCAGTGCTCGAGAGCCGACTTATAAGTTTAACTCGGAGGCTGGAACCACCGAGTTTTGGGATCGAAACTCGGAGGAATTTGAATGCGCCGGAGTTGCTGCAGTGAGAAATGAAATTCAGCCTAACGGGTTGTTATTGCCTCATTACAATAATGCCCCTCAACTCCTCTACATTGTCCAAG GAAGTGGAATTTTGGGAACAGTGATACCAGGATGTGCTGAAACATTTGAATCACCACAAAGAGAGAGAAGCATGAGAGGAGAACAAGGAAGATCAGAGGGAGGTAGTCAATACCGAACAGGCGGTGATCGCCATCAGAAAGTCAGGCAATTCCGACAAGGCGATGTACTTGCATTGCCTGCCGGAATCACACTTTGGTTGTATAACAATGGACAAGAACGACTTGTTACTGTCGCCTTGCTTGACGTTAGCAACCCTGCTAACCAACTCGATCTCCAATTCAGG CATTTCTTCCTAGCGGGAAATCCAAATCCCAAAGGACTAAGTGGAAGTAGGTATGAAGAAGAAATCCGAAGTCGAAAGCAACATGAACAGGGTggacaaccacaacaacaacaaccggGCAATCTATTCGATGGATTCGATCTCGATATCCTTGCTGAGGTTTTCGATGTGGATCGGAATTTGGCCAAGAACTTACAGGGCCGAGAAGATCAAAGGGGACAAATTATTCGGGCCGAGAACTTGGATGTTCTCAGCCCGGAATTCGAAGAAGAGCAACCCCATAGGCCCGGAAGAGGATCACGGCCCAATGGGCTTGAAGAAACTATTTGTGCTATGAGGTTAAGAGAGAACTTGGGCCGCACGTCCCGTGCTGACGTGTACAATCCACGTGGAGGACGCGTCAGCACCCTCAATAGCCATAAGCTTCCCATCCTCAATTGGCTACAACTCAGTGCTGAGAAAGGAAACCTTTACCAG AATGCAGTAATGGCACCATACTGGAACCTGAACGCCCACAGCATCATCTACATTATCCGAGGGACGGGACGGATTCAGGTAGTCGGAGACACAGGAAACTCTGTCTTCGACGATGAGGTCAGGGAGGGACAAATGATAGTCGTGCCACAAAACTTTGCGATAATGAAGAAGGCAGGTGACCAAGGGCTCGAGTACATCGCGTTCAAAACCAACGATCAAGCCATAACAAGCGCGTTAGCAGGGCGTTTATCGGCTATTCGGGCCATGCCAGAGGAAGTGTTGATGAACTCTTATCAAATTTCCAGGCAAGAGGCTAGGAGCTTGAAGTATAATAGGGAAGAAACTTGTGTTTTTGCTGGAAGAAAGTCAACGGGATATTCAACTAGGGCAATGGAGTATGCGTTGACTGCTGTTGAGGCTTTTTTAAAAGTCTAA